A single window of Bacteroidota bacterium DNA harbors:
- a CDS encoding sterol desaturase family protein, which produces MQEFRESLLILITTPIYIIVIGGEILYSYFKQRHLYSTKGVLANIYLSALNFTLDIVLRGVCLWVLNYFFQFKFFEIQNVIAYWAVLLLAEDFMYYWLHRIDHYCRFFWAVHVTHHSSEEFNLTVGFRSSVFQPLYRFIYFIPLALMGFKGIDIMFMYAATQIFGILVHTQTIKKLGFLEYIIVTPSHHRVHHGSNIQYLDKNMGMLLIIWDKLFGTFQAEDDKDPVKYGLTKNIGTYNPLTMVFHEWKAIYNDLKKQTSFKNKLMYVFGPPGWSHDGSTKTSTQLRQELHQNK; this is translated from the coding sequence ATGCAAGAGTTCAGGGAAAGCCTTTTAATTTTAATTACCACACCGATATACATCATTGTTATCGGTGGTGAAATTCTTTACAGCTATTTTAAGCAAAGACATTTATATAGCACCAAAGGTGTTTTGGCGAATATTTATCTTTCAGCTCTCAACTTTACGTTAGACATTGTATTGCGAGGGGTTTGCTTATGGGTACTCAATTATTTTTTTCAATTTAAGTTTTTTGAAATTCAAAATGTGATTGCGTATTGGGCTGTGTTGTTGTTAGCCGAAGATTTCATGTATTACTGGTTGCACCGAATTGATCATTACTGTCGATTTTTTTGGGCGGTGCATGTTACGCATCACAGCAGTGAAGAATTTAATTTAACCGTAGGATTTCGTTCTTCCGTTTTTCAACCTCTCTATCGATTCATTTATTTTATTCCCTTAGCCTTAATGGGCTTTAAAGGAATTGATATTATGTTCATGTATGCTGCTACGCAGATTTTCGGAATTTTGGTTCATACGCAAACAATAAAGAAGTTAGGATTTCTGGAGTACATCATTGTAACGCCTTCTCACCACCGTGTTCATCACGGAAGTAATATTCAGTATTTAGATAAGAATATGGGAATGCTTTTAATTATATGGGATAAATTATTTGGCACATTTCAGGCGGAAGATGATAAGGATCCCGTGAAATACGGACTCACTAAAAACATTGGGACCTATAATCCGTTAACTATGGTGTTTCATGAATGGAAAGCGATTTACAACGATCTCAAAAAGCAAACTTCATTCAAAAACAAATTAATGTATGTGTTCGGTCCTCCCGGATGGAGTCATGACGGTAGCACAAAAACATCTACGCAATTAAGACAAGAACTTCACCAAAACAAATAG
- a CDS encoding gliding motility-associated C-terminal domain-containing protein, with translation MKKYILYFLSAFITMSLSAQRGKDGAGNITAANTIVNAYTALTANANTGATSISVASTAGYAIGDLIMIIQMQGASVNCGRDTIFPDFNSSIPTNTTYGAITNYNNAGNYEFAQINAVLSATSFSLDCALQKNYTAAGKVQVIRVPRYSSLSITSGFITCPNWNGTTGGVVVVESEGNVTLTSTPSFNVSGTGFRGGAVENSSTLAGATKFGHVSGVEGAYKGESIAGDTIRYKVYSGVFCRGSIANGGGGGTSHNAGGGGGSNGGNIAAYTGLGNPTAGFNAAWNLEFAGFATSTSFGGGRGGYSFSSSNQNPLTIGPGPGAGWGGDGRRNMGGFGGRPLDYSLGKLFIGGGGGAGDSNDNYGTPAGNGGGMVYVLCYGNISGAGTILADGGNGGNTITGGSCTGRDGAGGGGGGGSVILNIVGTTNLTAPTALFARGGAGGNQNFGAPCFNSEAYGPGAGGGGGYVGYTNTLPVTAVTGGTNGIVAGNSGQIRTNFPPNGATMGGAGSTSIIPTANTITATSAVTICVNNAATLNASTNAAPATILWYPTIAGGSPIGTGSPFTTSVITTPGTYTVYAGYCQGGTYRVPSVITVITGPTLTVNSPSICASQSATLTANGATTYTWSTAAVSNSIVVNPAATTVYTVTGTIASCTASITATVSVLPSPTITVNSSSICSGTNATLTANGVTNYTWSTGANTSSIVVNPASTTVYTITGNNGACNASQTSTVTISPSPTVTANSSTVCTGQSATITANGATSYTWNTGPTTNSIAVSPAATTIYTVTGSNGNCTNSTTVSVNVVPSLTVSATSATICNGSTATITASGASTYTWSTAQVSSSITPNPTTTTSYTVIGGSGACTGSAVATVVVNPLPAVTATTSNAVICSGQQVQLSAAGATTYTWMPGSLIGQTVNVNPAASQDYTVTGSDANGCSAIATTSITVNNTATLSVTNATVCAGQTATLTANGAATYTWLPSGTTGSSFTDNPAATTVYTVIGANGSCTAIATATIDVGSSVSISINQPTICSGGSATLTATSPATTYTWSTGATTSSIIVNPATTTTYSVAGNAGSCSASGFATVTVNSPPTLTVSGVTSICAGQTTTLTAGGANTYTWLPGSISASSLVVSPVANTDYTLTGTDAFGCTAITTVSITVSATGTINITASSASVCPGETTILTANGIALTYTWLPMNVNSTTVAVTPLTNTDYTVVSNTGGCFSSGVITIYTITAPAINITTSGIPLVCSGSSVSLTGNGSTSYTWMPGNINANSILVSPNVTTTYTLLAGSGSCTSTAVQQVSVTSALNITVLPGGVITVCAGQSATLSAIGATDYVWLPGGTTGNTVTVKPSSNTTYTVVGATGSCVNTKTFAVNVSKVNADFAIMDNQNDNFNAIQFQNLSSGFTYHQWYFNNGTNTGAYEPSVYFGEPGTYVACLYVRNNLGCSDTLCKPVTVGCAEGVVFIPNTFTPNADGLNDVFKIVTLPQCIKKYSISIYNSWGQKIYTSDKFEEGWDGTFNGKLVDDNVYAYILEYTMDSGKAYRKTGHVTVYK, from the coding sequence ATGAAAAAATATATTCTATATTTTTTATCGGCTTTTATCACAATGTCACTTTCCGCGCAACGTGGAAAGGATGGTGCAGGTAACATTACTGCAGCAAATACAATTGTAAATGCTTATACAGCATTAACCGCTAACGCTAATACCGGCGCTACAAGTATTTCTGTTGCAAGCACCGCGGGTTATGCGATTGGTGATTTAATCATGATTATTCAAATGCAGGGGGCGAGTGTGAACTGCGGACGTGATACAATTTTCCCTGACTTTAACAGTTCTATTCCTACCAACACTACGTACGGTGCAATTACGAATTATAACAATGCAGGGAATTATGAATTCGCTCAAATTAACGCTGTTTTAAGTGCAACATCTTTTAGTTTAGATTGTGCGCTTCAAAAAAACTATACCGCTGCGGGTAAAGTGCAAGTTATTCGTGTACCGCGTTATTCATCGCTTAGTATCACCAGTGGATTTATTACTTGTCCGAATTGGAATGGAACTACCGGAGGTGTTGTTGTTGTAGAGTCGGAAGGAAATGTAACACTCACGTCAACTCCATCATTCAATGTTAGTGGTACCGGATTTAGAGGTGGTGCCGTAGAAAACTCTTCAACATTAGCCGGTGCAACAAAATTTGGACATGTGAGCGGTGTGGAAGGTGCTTACAAAGGAGAAAGTATTGCAGGCGATACCATTCGATACAAAGTATATTCAGGAGTTTTTTGCAGAGGATCTATTGCTAATGGCGGCGGCGGCGGAACATCACACAATGCAGGTGGTGGTGGCGGATCTAACGGTGGTAATATAGCGGCATATACAGGATTGGGAAACCCAACAGCTGGATTTAATGCTGCATGGAATTTAGAATTTGCCGGTTTCGCTACAAGCACTTCCTTTGGTGGCGGACGCGGTGGTTATTCTTTTTCTTCTTCCAATCAAAACCCATTAACGATTGGTCCTGGTCCCGGAGCAGGTTGGGGTGGTGATGGTCGCAGAAACATGGGAGGCTTTGGTGGCCGACCGTTAGATTATTCATTAGGAAAATTATTTATTGGAGGCGGCGGTGGCGCCGGAGATTCAAATGACAATTATGGAACACCGGCGGGTAATGGAGGTGGTATGGTTTATGTGTTGTGTTATGGAAACATTTCGGGAGCAGGCACAATTCTCGCAGACGGTGGTAATGGTGGTAATACAATTACGGGAGGTTCATGTACCGGTCGTGATGGCGCAGGTGGCGGCGGAGGCGGAGGTAGCGTAATTCTAAATATTGTTGGAACTACTAACTTAACTGCACCAACGGCTTTGTTTGCGCGTGGTGGCGCAGGAGGAAATCAAAATTTTGGTGCGCCATGTTTTAATTCAGAGGCTTATGGTCCTGGTGCCGGTGGTGGTGGTGGATATGTTGGTTATACAAATACACTTCCTGTTACGGCTGTAACCGGAGGCACCAATGGAATCGTTGCGGGTAATAGCGGACAGATTAGAACAAATTTTCCTCCGAATGGCGCAACAATGGGAGGCGCGGGTTCAACTTCAATAATCCCAACAGCGAATACTATTACAGCAACATCAGCGGTTACTATTTGCGTTAATAACGCGGCCACATTAAATGCAAGTACAAATGCGGCACCTGCTACTATTTTATGGTACCCAACTATTGCGGGCGGCAGCCCTATTGGTACGGGAAGTCCGTTTACAACTTCCGTAATAACAACTCCAGGTACTTATACAGTTTACGCAGGATATTGTCAGGGCGGAACCTATCGCGTGCCTTCTGTGATAACTGTCATAACAGGACCTACACTAACGGTCAACAGCCCTTCTATTTGTGCTTCTCAGTCAGCTACCTTGACAGCTAATGGCGCAACCACTTATACATGGAGTACAGCTGCTGTTTCAAACTCCATAGTTGTTAATCCGGCGGCAACAACAGTTTATACGGTTACAGGAACTATTGCAAGTTGTACAGCATCCATAACTGCCACAGTATCCGTTTTACCTTCACCAACAATCACAGTTAATTCTTCTTCCATTTGTAGTGGAACAAACGCCACATTAACTGCGAATGGCGTAACAAATTATACATGGAGCACAGGAGCGAATACATCATCGATCGTTGTAAATCCGGCATCAACTACCGTGTATACCATTACAGGAAACAACGGAGCTTGTAATGCGAGTCAAACATCAACAGTAACAATTTCTCCTTCTCCTACAGTAACAGCAAATTCATCAACTGTTTGTACCGGCCAATCAGCGACCATTACTGCAAACGGTGCTACAAGTTATACATGGAACACTGGACCAACTACTAACTCAATAGCAGTTTCTCCGGCAGCAACAACAATTTATACTGTAACAGGCAGTAACGGAAATTGTACTAACTCCACAACAGTGTCAGTGAATGTTGTACCAAGTTTAACTGTGAGTGCTACATCGGCTACTATTTGTAATGGAAGTACGGCAACCATTACAGCCAGTGGAGCTTCAACTTATACGTGGAGTACAGCTCAAGTATCCTCAAGCATTACACCTAATCCAACAACCACAACATCTTATACTGTTATTGGCGGAAGCGGTGCATGTACAGGATCGGCAGTTGCAACGGTTGTTGTTAATCCTCTTCCGGCTGTTACAGCCACAACTTCCAATGCAGTTATTTGTTCGGGGCAACAAGTTCAATTGAGTGCTGCAGGAGCAACGACCTATACATGGATGCCGGGCAGCTTAATCGGACAAACTGTTAACGTAAATCCTGCTGCCAGTCAGGATTACACCGTAACCGGTTCCGATGCAAATGGTTGTTCTGCGATCGCAACAACAAGTATAACGGTCAACAACACTGCTACATTATCGGTTACCAATGCTACGGTTTGTGCCGGACAAACAGCCACCTTAACAGCAAATGGCGCTGCAACTTACACATGGTTACCTTCCGGAACAACGGGAAGTTCTTTTACAGATAATCCTGCAGCTACTACAGTCTATACAGTAATTGGTGCCAATGGTTCATGTACAGCCATTGCAACGGCAACGATTGATGTGGGTTCCTCAGTATCTATCAGCATTAATCAGCCAACCATTTGTTCGGGCGGAAGCGCTACGTTAACTGCTACAAGTCCGGCTACAACATACACTTGGAGTACAGGTGCTACAACCTCAAGTATAATTGTTAATCCTGCAACAACTACAACATATTCTGTAGCAGGAAATGCAGGAAGTTGCAGCGCTTCAGGTTTTGCAACTGTAACGGTTAACAGCCCTCCTACATTAACGGTTAGTGGTGTTACATCTATTTGTGCGGGACAAACAACCACGCTTACAGCCGGTGGAGCAAATACCTACACCTGGTTACCGGGTTCTATTTCTGCTTCGTCGTTAGTTGTTAGTCCGGTTGCTAATACCGATTATACTTTAACCGGCACCGACGCTTTTGGATGCACTGCTATCACTACCGTTTCAATTACTGTTTCTGCAACAGGAACAATTAATATCACCGCTTCATCCGCTTCTGTTTGTCCGGGTGAAACAACAATATTAACGGCTAATGGTATTGCCCTAACATACACTTGGCTTCCTATGAATGTAAATTCAACAACAGTAGCAGTTACGCCATTAACCAACACAGATTATACTGTTGTATCTAACACAGGTGGGTGTTTTTCAAGTGGAGTGATTACAATTTACACCATTACAGCACCGGCCATTAATATTACAACTTCCGGAATTCCATTAGTGTGTAGCGGATCTTCAGTTTCTTTAACAGGAAATGGTTCTACATCTTATACATGGATGCCTGGTAACATTAATGCCAATTCAATTTTAGTATCTCCTAATGTAACGACAACTTATACCTTATTGGCCGGTAGTGGTTCATGTACATCAACCGCAGTTCAACAAGTAAGTGTAACAAGTGCTTTAAATATTACAGTTTTACCGGGTGGGGTTATCACCGTTTGCGCAGGACAATCAGCTACGTTAAGCGCTATTGGAGCAACGGATTATGTTTGGTTACCGGGTGGAACAACAGGAAATACTGTGACTGTTAAACCAAGTTCAAACACAACGTATACAGTTGTGGGCGCAACAGGCTCTTGTGTGAACACAAAAACATTTGCGGTTAATGTATCGAAAGTAAACGCGGATTTTGCGATTATGGATAACCAAAATGATAATTTCAATGCTATTCAGTTTCAGAATTTATCTTCAGGATTTACATATCACCAATGGTATTTTAATAATGGAACAAATACAGGTGCTTATGAGCCTAGTGTTTACTTTGGAGAACCAGGAACATACGTAGCTTGTTTGTACGTAAGAAATAATTTAGGATGTTCTGATACCTTATGCAAGCCCGTAACTGTTGGTTGTGCGGAGGGTGTTGTGTTTATTCCGAATACATTCACGCCAAATGCCGATGGATTAAATGACGTTTTCAAAATAGTAACTTTACCTCAGTGTATTAAGAAATATAGCATTAGTATCTACAATAGTTGGGGGCAGAAAATTTATACATCCGATAAGTTTGAGGAAGGATGGGATGGCACCTTCAATGGTAAATTGGTAGATGATAATGTGTATGCGTACATTCTTGAGTACACCATGGACTCGGGGAAAGCCTATCGTAAAACCGGTCATGTTACCGTGTATAAATAA
- a CDS encoding gliding motility-associated C-terminal domain-containing protein codes for MKKSSTLSLVFLFLSFVAFSQRGKDGAGNITVANTIVNIYTPLTANANVGNTTISVGSTAGYAVGDLIIIIQMQGASVNTTNGGATPPWFDASSSVPADTSSGYITNYNNCGNHEFAQINSILSGTSFSLDCGLRFNYTQTGRCQIVRVPRYTTLNISGAGYIGAAAWNGTVGAIAVVEVESNATLSATPSFSVTGRGFRGGVVENLSTLAGADKFGHISGVEGAYKGESIAGDTGVYRPLASLYCRGAMANGGGGGTSHNAGGGGGANGGVVAAYRAYGNPDPTWATAWNLESPGFSTVTSSGGGRGGYTFSSNNQNPNTSPPGPGTGWGGDGRRKMGGFGGRPLDYSTGKLFVGGGGGAGDANDGFGTPAGNGGGMVYILCYGNLSGAGTIVADGSNGNNTATGGFCSGRDGAGGGGGGGTVILNVVGTTNLTAATAIFARGGGGGTVNFGGGCTSADAYGPGAGGGGGYVGVTGTLPVVAINGGTTGIVTGNLSQIRVNFPPNGATRGGAGSTGTLVAARTITATPTTTICVNNTATLTAGTTTTGVTINWYNVAAGGSPIGTGSPFVTPIFATAGTYTLYAGYCDGGTYRVPSVITVITGPTLTVNSPSICAGQSATLTASGATTYTWNTGATTSSIVVSPTVATTYTISGTLATCAATRTTDVVILAAPNLTATPVSICTGQSATLTASGATTYTWNTGATTTSIVVSPTVATNYTVTGSNGSCTSTLVTSVTTNSLPSVTSTTATICSGQSATLTAGGATNYTWSTGATTSSIIVSPTITTNYTVTGNNGTCSNTRTTSVVIAPTPTVTASSATICSGASTVLTAGGATSYTWSTGPTTSTVSLSPTTTTNYTVTGSNGTCANTRTTSIVVNPNPTVSVNSPTVCSGQTTTLTASGASTYTWNPGGLSGSSVTVSPTSNQSYTITATSSLSCLGNTVTTVSVTTTPTVAAASTTICPGGTATLTASGATTYTWNPGGSTGSTFTASPIVNTTYTVTGANGNCTNTRTVSVNIGSAISIAVNNPSICAGQTATLTASGATTYTWSTGSNSSSITVNPSSTTSYTIGGSVGACSGVQTSTVTVSPNPTVAVANASLCSGNTATLTASGATTYTWNPGGLSGSSVTVSPTSTQSYSITGSNAAGCTNTTSATVSVTATPTLSIPSVTICTGQTATLSASGATSYTWNPGAGTGATFTAAPAANTTYTVNGANGICVTTSTVGVTVGAALSVSINSPTICAGQSVTLTATSSATSYTWNTGANTSTIVVTPSTTTSYSVNGSAGVCNGSGSTTVVVNSVPSVSLAGVAICSGQSATLTASGATTYTWLPSGSSGSVIVVNPGTSTNYTVIGTSNGCDNTASADVTVTPTPTLTVNSPTICGGSATLTANGATNYTWTPGGLNTSSILVTPSVTTTYTLDGANGNCLASLTTTVTVNSAPAFTMEVLNPNPFCPGSCTTFSVTNGYNPVTFDYGDATGTSTNSVHCYAASGVYTVNATGTFSTGCVSSTNTVITISFLPVNSASFDVVGTQHSPGSVVSITSYGNSGNWNFGDGTTVSNVINPTHIFNTGGTYCIKMVTPTNSVGCADSLTKCIDVIQPISINIPNVFTPNADGINDVFKASGTGVSSFHCTILDRWGLRMYEWDGIGGGWDGYTTAGVAAPAGSYFYIIKYSTIDGKSEEIKGYVSLFR; via the coding sequence ATGAAAAAATCGAGTACTTTAAGTTTAGTTTTTTTATTCTTATCCTTTGTTGCGTTCTCGCAACGCGGAAAAGATGGCGCAGGTAATATAACTGTTGCTAATACCATCGTCAATATTTATACACCTCTCACCGCCAACGCTAATGTTGGAAATACTACTATTTCGGTAGGAAGTACCGCAGGCTACGCTGTTGGTGATTTGATCATAATTATTCAAATGCAAGGTGCAAGTGTTAACACAACAAATGGCGGCGCAACTCCTCCTTGGTTTGACGCCAGCAGTTCTGTGCCTGCAGACACTTCATCCGGATACATTACTAATTATAATAATTGCGGTAATCATGAATTTGCTCAAATCAATTCTATTCTCAGCGGCACGTCTTTTAGTCTCGATTGCGGCTTAAGATTTAATTATACTCAAACCGGTCGTTGTCAAATTGTGCGCGTTCCGCGTTATACAACTTTAAACATTAGCGGAGCAGGTTACATTGGTGCAGCTGCTTGGAATGGTACTGTTGGAGCAATTGCTGTTGTTGAGGTTGAGTCGAATGCAACACTTTCCGCAACGCCATCATTTAGTGTTACAGGCCGTGGATTCAGAGGTGGTGTCGTAGAAAATCTTTCTACGCTTGCGGGTGCTGATAAATTCGGACATATATCGGGTGTAGAAGGTGCTTATAAAGGTGAAAGTATAGCGGGTGATACAGGTGTTTACCGACCACTCGCAAGTTTATATTGTCGCGGTGCCATGGCGAATGGAGGCGGAGGTGGCACTTCGCACAATGCAGGCGGTGGCGGTGGAGCTAACGGTGGAGTAGTTGCGGCATATAGAGCCTATGGTAATCCTGATCCAACTTGGGCTACTGCTTGGAATTTAGAATCTCCCGGATTTTCAACAGTCACATCTTCCGGTGGAGGAAGAGGTGGATATACGTTTTCATCAAATAATCAAAACCCAAATACTTCTCCTCCGGGTCCAGGTACAGGCTGGGGCGGTGATGGCCGAAGAAAAATGGGAGGCTTTGGTGGCCGACCGTTAGATTATTCAACAGGTAAACTATTTGTTGGTGGCGGTGGTGGTGCCGGTGATGCGAATGATGGATTTGGAACGCCTGCCGGTAATGGCGGAGGTATGGTTTATATTTTATGTTATGGAAATTTGAGTGGAGCAGGAACAATAGTTGCTGATGGTAGTAATGGTAATAATACGGCTACCGGTGGATTTTGTTCAGGTCGTGATGGCGCCGGAGGTGGCGGAGGTGGGGGAACCGTTATATTAAATGTAGTGGGAACAACCAACTTAACAGCGGCTACCGCAATTTTCGCAAGAGGCGGAGGTGGTGGAACCGTTAATTTTGGTGGTGGATGTACCAGTGCAGATGCTTATGGTCCGGGTGCCGGCGGAGGCGGAGGCTATGTTGGTGTTACCGGTACATTACCCGTTGTTGCAATTAATGGAGGTACTACCGGTATTGTAACGGGTAATCTAAGTCAGATACGCGTTAATTTTCCTCCTAACGGTGCAACACGGGGTGGAGCAGGATCAACAGGCACATTGGTAGCTGCGCGAACCATTACAGCTACACCTACCACAACTATTTGTGTTAATAATACAGCAACACTAACGGCCGGTACCACTACCACAGGAGTGACTATTAACTGGTATAATGTTGCAGCGGGAGGTTCTCCGATTGGAACAGGCTCACCTTTTGTAACACCAATTTTCGCAACGGCTGGAACTTACACTTTATATGCCGGATATTGTGATGGAGGAACGTATCGCGTGCCATCGGTAATTACAGTAATTACCGGCCCAACGCTAACAGTTAACAGTCCTTCTATTTGTGCGGGGCAATCAGCCACCTTAACTGCGAGTGGGGCTACAACTTATACATGGAATACCGGAGCAACTACTTCTTCTATTGTAGTTTCACCTACAGTGGCAACTACTTATACTATTAGTGGAACACTTGCTACTTGTGCTGCAACAAGAACTACGGATGTGGTAATACTAGCGGCTCCAAATTTAACGGCAACACCGGTAAGTATTTGTACAGGACAATCCGCTACGCTTACAGCAAGCGGAGCAACAACGTATACTTGGAATACCGGAGCAACAACAACTTCTATTGTTGTTTCGCCAACAGTTGCCACAAATTACACTGTTACCGGTAGTAATGGCTCTTGTACATCTACGTTAGTTACTTCAGTTACTACAAACAGTTTACCTAGTGTGACATCTACCACTGCTACCATTTGTTCAGGACAATCAGCTACCTTAACTGCGGGTGGGGCTACAAACTATACATGGAGTACAGGCGCAACGACTTCTTCCATTATTGTTTCTCCAACTATTACAACTAATTATACGGTGACGGGAAATAACGGTACCTGTTCCAACACTCGAACTACATCTGTAGTGATTGCACCGACACCAACAGTAACCGCAAGTTCGGCAACGATTTGTTCGGGTGCATCAACGGTTTTAACGGCAGGTGGAGCTACTTCCTATACATGGAGTACAGGACCAACCACATCAACCGTTTCACTTTCTCCAACAACAACAACAAATTACACAGTAACGGGAAGTAATGGTACTTGTGCAAATACTCGAACAACAAGTATCGTTGTGAATCCAAATCCAACGGTGAGTGTAAATTCTCCGACTGTTTGTAGCGGACAAACCACAACGTTAACAGCTAGTGGCGCATCCACCTACACGTGGAACCCCGGCGGATTAAGCGGCAGTTCGGTGACCGTTAGTCCGACTTCCAATCAATCATATACGATTACGGCGACAAGTTCTTTATCTTGCTTAGGAAATACGGTGACAACGGTTTCAGTTACAACTACTCCAACAGTTGCTGCAGCATCTACGACTATTTGTCCCGGTGGAACGGCAACTCTTACAGCGAGTGGCGCTACTACATATACATGGAATCCAGGTGGAAGTACCGGTTCAACCTTTACTGCTTCTCCTATTGTAAATACAACGTATACAGTAACAGGAGCCAATGGCAATTGTACGAATACACGCACCGTAAGTGTAAATATTGGTTCAGCGATTTCAATTGCAGTAAACAATCCAAGTATTTGTGCGGGACAAACAGCAACCTTAACAGCAAGTGGCGCAACAACGTATACTTGGTCAACAGGATCCAATTCATCAAGTATTACAGTTAATCCATCTTCAACTACAAGTTATACAATCGGCGGTTCAGTTGGTGCATGTAGTGGTGTTCAAACCTCTACAGTTACAGTGAGCCCTAATCCTACAGTAGCCGTTGCTAATGCTTCGTTGTGTTCCGGAAATACAGCAACACTTACAGCTAGTGGAGCCACAACGTATACATGGAACCCCGGTGGATTAAGCGGCAGTTCGGTGACCGTTAGTCCTACATCTACCCAATCTTATTCAATCACCGGAAGTAATGCTGCCGGTTGCACAAACACAACTTCAGCAACAGTTTCTGTTACCGCAACGCCAACCTTAAGCATTCCGTCTGTCACAATTTGTACCGGACAAACCGCAACATTATCAGCAAGTGGTGCAACCTCCTATACATGGAATCCGGGCGCAGGAACCGGCGCAACATTTACAGCAGCACCGGCTGCCAATACGACATATACAGTAAATGGAGCGAATGGTATCTGCGTTACAACATCAACAGTTGGAGTAACCGTAGGCGCTGCATTATCAGTGAGTATCAATAGTCCTACCATTTGTGCAGGACAATCCGTGACTTTAACAGCCACAAGCAGCGCTACCAGCTACACTTGGAATACAGGTGCGAATACATCCACCATTGTTGTTACACCAAGCACTACAACATCTTATTCTGTTAACGGAAGTGCCGGTGTTTGTAATGGTTCAGGTTCTACAACAGTGGTAGTTAATTCAGTTCCTTCCGTTTCTTTAGCAGGTGTTGCTATTTGTTCGGGACAATCTGCTACATTAACTGCAAGCGGAGCAACAACCTATACCTGGTTGCCTTCCGGCTCAAGCGGTTCTGTAATTGTCGTGAACCCGGGTACGAGTACAAATTACACTGTTATAGGAACTTCTAATGGATGTGATAATACCGCTAGTGCTGACGTAACCGTTACGCCAACACCAACACTAACGGTTAACAGCCCTACGATTTGCGGTGGTTCCGCCACATTAACAGCAAATGGTGCAACTAACTACACCTGGACACCGGGCGGATTGAATACATCATCGATACTGGTTACGCCAAGTGTTACGACAACTTATACTTTAGATGGCGCCAATGGAAATTGTTTGGCAAGTTTAACAACAACGGTAACCGTTAATTCAGCACCTGCATTTACCATGGAGGTCTTAAATCCAAATCCGTTCTGTCCAGGTTCATGTACAACTTTCTCGGTGACCAATGGCTATAATCCTGTAACTTTCGATTATGGTGATGCAACGGGTACATCTACAAATAGCGTACATTGTTATGCTGCCAGCGGAGTATACACTGTGAACGCAACAGGAACATTCAGCACAGGTTGTGTTTCATCAACAAATACTGTAATTACAATTTCATTTTTACCGGTAAATTCAGCAAGTTTTGATGTAGTAGGTACACAACACTCTCCAGGTTCCGTGGTTAGCATTACCAGTTATGGAAATTCCGGTAATTGGAATTTTGGAGACGGAACCACTGTTTCTAATGTCATTAATCCCACTCACATTTTCAATACCGGAGGAACTTATTGCATAAAAATGGTGACTCCAACCAATAGTGTAGGTTGTGCCGATTCACTAACGAAATGTATCGATGTTATTCAGCCCATCAGCATCAATATTCCAAATGTATTTACACCAAACGCTGATGGAATAAACGATGTGTTTAAGGCAAGTGGTACGGGGGTTTCAAGTTTCCATTGCACAATTTTAGATCGTTGGGGCTTAAGAATGTATGAATGGGATGGAATTGGCGGCGGTTGGGATGGTTATACAACAGCAGGGGTGGCAGCCCCTGCAGGCTCTTATTTCTATATTATAAAATACAGTACTATCGATGGAAAATCGGAGGAAATAAAGGGTTATGTGTCCTTGTTTAGATAA